One genomic region from Candidatus Cloacimonadota bacterium encodes:
- a CDS encoding TldD/PmbA family protein: MYDKEFKFIFDYAQGKVDDIEIVLSATNSFQTRINQQEIESFNYSDAKGLGVRVIVEGKLGYSYTEKFDEESFKMVVDEAVENAKLNEDSDPAIMADYPAVAAELDLYSKELDKVDVEDKIQIAKDLEKYAKAADARVFNVPYAVYGDTKAYSKIANSKGLNKEEKQNSAFCYVGALSQQNDDKRVGIEFFIGRDFNKIDPKKLAEISVKKSTDLLGGKPVKSGKYPVVFNNEMMATMLGTFASVFYADSVHQGKSLLIGKMGQKIANEKVNIIDDALHPEGANSRHFDSEGYPSQKTVLIKSGKLNSYLHNTKTALKDKVNSTGNGSRGYKGSLGISVSNLILEPGKNKENELLATHDKVIEIVALQGMHAGANTISGDFSLSAEGFLYENGKRQHSLKQFTVSGNFLKILQNVEMIADNFHFNSSSIGTASVLIRELAISG; the protein is encoded by the coding sequence ATGTACGATAAAGAATTTAAATTTATTTTTGATTACGCTCAGGGAAAAGTAGATGATATCGAGATCGTTCTTTCTGCTACGAATTCGTTCCAAACCAGGATAAACCAGCAGGAAATTGAATCTTTCAATTATTCTGATGCCAAAGGATTGGGAGTGCGAGTAATCGTGGAAGGAAAACTTGGTTATTCCTACACAGAAAAGTTTGATGAAGAATCATTCAAAATGGTTGTGGATGAAGCTGTGGAAAATGCTAAACTGAATGAAGATTCCGATCCGGCAATTATGGCAGATTATCCCGCCGTGGCTGCCGAACTTGATCTTTACAGCAAAGAATTGGATAAAGTGGATGTGGAAGATAAAATCCAAATTGCCAAAGATCTGGAAAAATATGCCAAAGCAGCCGATGCACGTGTTTTTAACGTTCCTTATGCTGTTTATGGAGATACAAAAGCATACAGTAAAATTGCCAACAGCAAAGGATTGAACAAAGAAGAAAAACAGAATTCAGCTTTTTGTTATGTTGGTGCTTTGTCACAACAGAATGATGACAAAAGAGTTGGTATCGAATTTTTTATTGGTAGAGATTTCAACAAGATCGATCCGAAGAAACTGGCTGAGATTAGCGTGAAAAAAAGTACCGATCTTCTGGGTGGAAAACCGGTAAAATCGGGAAAATACCCTGTTGTTTTCAATAATGAAATGATGGCAACAATGCTGGGAACTTTTGCCAGTGTTTTCTATGCCGATTCAGTTCATCAGGGAAAATCACTTCTCATCGGTAAAATGGGGCAGAAGATAGCCAATGAAAAAGTGAACATCATCGATGATGCTCTACATCCCGAAGGTGCAAATTCCCGTCATTTCGACAGTGAAGGCTATCCATCTCAGAAAACTGTTCTCATCAAAAGTGGTAAGTTGAATTCCTATTTACACAACACAAAAACAGCCTTGAAGGATAAAGTTAATTCTACAGGAAACGGCAGCAGAGGTTATAAAGGAAGTTTGGGAATTTCTGTTTCTAACTTGATTCTGGAACCAGGAAAAAACAAAGAAAATGAACTTTTAGCAACTCATGACAAAGTGATCGAGATCGTTGCTTTGCAGGGAATGCATGCAGGTGCAAATACAATTTCTGGAGACTTTTCACTTTCTGCGGAAGGTTTCTTATACGAAAACGGTAAAAGACAGCATTCATTAAAGCAGTTCACAGTTTCTGGAAACTTCCTGAAAATACTGCAAAACGTAGAAATGATTGCAGATAATTTCCACTTCAACAGCAGCT